In Pseudomonas sp. Leaf58, one DNA window encodes the following:
- the algB gene encoding sigma-54-dependent response regulator transcription factor AlgB yields the protein MESAQDNQGRILLVDDESAILRTFRYCLEDEGYSVATANSAAQAETLLQRQVFDLCFLDLRLGEDNGLDVLAQMRIQAPWMRVVIVTAHSAIDTAVDAIQAGAADYLVKPCSPDQLRLATAKQLEVRQLSARLEALEGEVRKPKDGLDSHSPAMMAVLETARQVATTDANILILGESGTGKGELARAIHGWSKRARKACVTINCPSLNAELMESELFGHTRGAFTGASESTLGRVNQADGGTLFLDEIGDFPLTLQPKLLRFIQDKEYERVGDPVTRRADVRILAATNLNLEEMVRESRFREDLLYRLNVITLHLPPLRERSEDILTLADRFLARFVKEYSRPARGFSEEARTALLNYRWPGNIRELRNVVERASIICPQERVEVSHLGMGEQPAGNAPRVGAALSLDELERAHIGAVLAASDTLDQAAKTLGIDASTLYRKRKQYNL from the coding sequence ATGGAATCAGCCCAGGACAACCAAGGCCGCATTCTGCTGGTGGATGACGAGTCCGCGATCCTCCGCACGTTCCGCTACTGCCTCGAGGACGAGGGCTACAGTGTGGCCACGGCCAACAGCGCCGCACAGGCCGAAACCCTGCTGCAGCGTCAGGTATTCGACCTGTGCTTCCTGGATTTGCGTCTGGGTGAAGACAACGGCCTCGATGTGCTGGCGCAGATGCGTATCCAGGCTCCTTGGATGCGAGTGGTGATTGTCACTGCGCACTCGGCGATCGACACCGCGGTGGATGCGATCCAAGCCGGTGCCGCCGATTACTTGGTCAAGCCGTGCAGCCCCGACCAATTGCGCCTGGCCACTGCCAAGCAACTGGAAGTGCGCCAGCTTTCCGCGCGCCTGGAAGCCCTGGAAGGCGAAGTACGCAAACCCAAGGACGGCCTCGACTCGCATAGCCCGGCCATGATGGCGGTGCTGGAAACCGCCCGTCAGGTCGCCACCACCGACGCCAATATTCTTATTCTTGGCGAGTCCGGTACCGGTAAAGGCGAGCTGGCCCGTGCCATCCATGGCTGGAGCAAACGGGCGCGCAAAGCCTGCGTGACCATCAACTGCCCGTCGCTGAATGCCGAACTGATGGAAAGCGAGCTGTTCGGCCACACCCGCGGCGCCTTTACCGGCGCCAGCGAAAGTACCCTGGGGCGGGTCAACCAGGCGGATGGGGGCACATTGTTCCTCGACGAGATCGGCGATTTCCCACTGACCTTGCAACCAAAGCTGTTGCGCTTCATCCAGGACAAGGAATACGAGCGCGTCGGCGACCCGGTCACCCGCCGTGCCGATGTACGCATCCTCGCCGCCACCAACCTCAACCTCGAAGAGATGGTGCGCGAAAGCCGCTTCCGCGAAGACCTGCTGTACCGCCTGAACGTCATTACCCTGCACCTGCCGCCCCTGCGCGAGCGCAGTGAAGACATCCTTACCCTGGCCGACCGTTTCCTCGCCCGCTTCGTCAAGGAATACTCCCGGCCCGCCCGTGGTTTCAGTGAGGAAGCGCGAACGGCCCTGCTCAACTACCGCTGGCCCGGCAACATTCGCGAACTGCGCAACGTGGTCGAGCGGGCGAGTATCATCTGCCCACAAGAACGCGTGGAAGTCAGCCATCTGGGCATGGGCGAGCAGCCCGCCGGCAATGCCCCGCGCGTCGGCGCAGCGCTGAGCCTGGATGAACTGGAACGCGCCCACATTGGCGCGGTGCTGGCCGCTAGCGACACCCTGGACCAGGCCGCCAAGACCCTGGGCATCGATGCCTCCACGCTGTACCGCAAGCGCAAGCAGTACAACCTATGA
- a CDS encoding BON domain-containing protein: MPLSIRTAVLAAALLPVFTPAFADPVQDARLEGALQTALSLNRMLDPFRIEVQVDGKQARLSGEVENDVERQLAEHVALATRGIEKVDNQLRVNAQLVERPLALRAYAQRLEDATLAAVIRARLLWSRTTEKAPIEVQSSDGVVTLRGKVDSAEAKELAGVVARTTDGVHLVNNLVSLDTTAMAKARETPVGAPTGPQPSDSWIIDKIQNSYRFSRNLDGLNLKVASEEGLVRLSGEVVSNEQKTIAVEIARQIVGVRGVDADLLKVATKVEG; the protein is encoded by the coding sequence ATGCCTTTATCTATCCGTACCGCCGTTTTGGCGGCCGCTTTGCTGCCGGTGTTCACCCCGGCATTTGCCGACCCGGTACAGGACGCGCGCCTGGAAGGTGCCCTGCAAACTGCCCTGTCATTGAACCGCATGCTCGACCCTTTCAGGATTGAGGTGCAGGTGGATGGCAAGCAAGCGCGGCTTTCCGGTGAGGTTGAGAACGACGTCGAGCGGCAGTTGGCCGAGCATGTTGCGTTGGCCACCCGCGGCATTGAAAAGGTCGACAACCAGCTGCGGGTCAACGCCCAACTGGTGGAGCGCCCGCTAGCGTTGCGTGCCTACGCCCAGCGCCTGGAAGACGCCACCCTGGCGGCAGTGATCCGTGCGCGGCTGCTGTGGAGCCGCACCACGGAGAAGGCACCTATAGAAGTACAAAGCAGCGATGGTGTGGTGACCCTGCGGGGCAAGGTCGACAGTGCCGAGGCCAAGGAGTTGGCTGGTGTGGTGGCGCGTACTACGGATGGCGTTCACTTGGTCAACAATCTGGTCAGCCTTGATACCACCGCGATGGCAAAGGCGCGAGAAACCCCGGTTGGGGCGCCCACTGGGCCGCAACCGAGCGATAGCTGGATAATCGACAAGATTCAAAATAGCTACCGCTTCAGCCGCAATCTCGATGGCCTCAACCTGAAAGTGGCCAGTGAAGAGGGCTTGGTGCGGCTGTCGGGCGAAGTGGTCAGCAACGAGCAGAAAACCATCGCCGTGGAGATCGCCCGGCAGATAGTGGGTGTGCGCGGGGTGGATGCCGACCTGCTCAAGGTGGCGACCAAGGTTGAGGGCTAA
- a CDS encoding N-acetylmuramoyl-L-alanine amidase: MLSTLKKNLISLLLLSVAGCSTGLRIDRSHPSVNQDNRIQFVVLHYTNASLERSLALLTHGEVSSHYLIGDGPATVYQLVDENRRAWHAGDSQWQGRTWLNSSSIGIEIVNPGFTDTPNGRVWHPYSEAQVQSLIALLKDIVKRNNIEPRHIIGHSDIAPLRKLDPGPLFPWKRLADAGLGVWPDANAVARQQAYFSVNPPSVGWYQQELARFGYALEQTGVLDVATRHVIAAFQMRFRPQRFDGTPDAQTAAMLQVLNRMR; encoded by the coding sequence GTGCTTTCCACGCTTAAAAAAAACCTGATTTCCCTTTTGCTACTGTCTGTTGCCGGGTGTTCGACGGGCCTTCGCATTGACCGTAGCCACCCTTCGGTCAACCAGGACAACCGTATCCAGTTTGTGGTCCTCCATTACACCAATGCTTCGCTGGAGCGGTCCCTGGCGCTGCTGACCCATGGCGAAGTCAGTAGCCATTACCTGATTGGCGATGGCCCGGCCACGGTCTACCAGTTGGTGGATGAAAACCGCCGTGCCTGGCATGCCGGTGACAGCCAGTGGCAAGGACGGACCTGGCTGAATTCTTCTTCCATCGGTATCGAAATCGTCAACCCGGGCTTTACCGACACCCCGAATGGCCGCGTCTGGCACCCCTATAGCGAAGCGCAGGTGCAGTCGCTGATCGCCCTGCTCAAGGACATCGTCAAGCGCAACAACATTGAGCCACGGCACATCATCGGCCACAGCGATATCGCACCGTTGCGTAAACTGGACCCGGGGCCGTTGTTCCCCTGGAAGCGCCTGGCCGATGCCGGGCTGGGCGTCTGGCCGGATGCCAATGCGGTTGCGCGGCAACAGGCCTATTTCAGCGTCAACCCACCGAGCGTTGGCTGGTATCAGCAAGAGCTGGCGCGATTTGGCTATGCGCTCGAGCAGACCGGGGTGCTGGATGTTGCCACCCGCCATGTGATCGCCGCATTCCAGATGCGCTTCCGCCCACAGCGTTTCGATGGCACACCGGATGCCCAGACGGCAGCAATGTTGCAGGTACTCAATCGGATGCGTTGA
- a CDS encoding EAL domain-containing protein: MSALIVLLRQIFYRPWMLATLAALTSAAVLLTASIGIALQQMKQSESEQMNAQGERFLERLEQVFGQLREGVDLLQAQPLRGCSPAMLAALQQVGLSSRFIYEAAYVDGNVACSNRGDERAFEPLRAPDIQGPTYSYWLNTTTEPNENLAALMLGRGKFVVSTSRGHLTDVVDLPPGGSLVVVLDNGARAIPVLGPPQVWPPPSAWSTSHKSLLELSDRLIYRMPTKSPDYQLVLIAPRASLPLRMNGMLWLLFPGSVLAACCIGWLVLQLILQRRSMSSELQNALRRGELQVLYQPIFELDSRRCVGAEALVRWRRPDGTLTSPDLFIPLAENTGQIRQITDFVLQRVLEQLGQLLRSHPNLYISVNLAACDVMVPRIGRVAARLLALHRVSASQIAFEVTERGLIDVVVARDNLQALRAVGHQVLIDDFGTGYCSLAYLQTLPVDCLKIDKAFIDALGHDAASSGVAPHIIRMAHDLHLRVIAEGIECEDQAVLLNSEGVNYGQGWLFARPLNARQFAELVTRGRLPKRVEH, translated from the coding sequence ATGTCAGCTCTCATCGTCTTGCTGCGCCAAATTTTTTACCGTCCCTGGATGCTGGCCACCTTGGCAGCATTGACCAGCGCCGCGGTTTTGCTTACTGCCAGCATCGGCATTGCCTTGCAACAGATGAAGCAAAGCGAGAGCGAACAGATGAATGCCCAGGGCGAACGCTTTCTCGAGCGCCTCGAGCAGGTATTCGGCCAGTTGCGTGAAGGGGTCGACCTGCTGCAGGCGCAGCCCTTGCGCGGCTGCAGCCCGGCGATGTTGGCGGCATTGCAGCAGGTAGGGCTGAGTTCGCGGTTCATCTATGAAGCGGCGTATGTGGATGGCAACGTTGCCTGCTCCAACCGCGGTGACGAGCGGGCGTTCGAACCCTTGCGCGCGCCTGACATTCAGGGGCCGACCTACAGCTACTGGCTGAACACCACGACCGAGCCGAACGAGAATTTGGCCGCGCTGATGCTGGGGCGGGGCAAGTTCGTTGTCTCGACTTCCCGTGGGCACCTGACCGATGTGGTCGACCTGCCGCCGGGCGGTAGCCTGGTGGTGGTACTGGACAACGGCGCCCGGGCCATCCCGGTATTGGGCCCGCCGCAGGTATGGCCGCCGCCCTCGGCCTGGTCGACCAGCCACAAGTCGCTGCTCGAACTCAGTGACCGCCTGATCTACCGTATGCCGACCAAGTCACCGGACTATCAACTGGTGCTGATTGCCCCGCGTGCCAGCCTGCCGCTGAGGATGAATGGCATGCTCTGGCTGCTGTTCCCCGGTAGTGTGCTGGCGGCTTGTTGCATTGGCTGGCTGGTGCTGCAGTTAATCCTGCAACGGCGCTCGATGAGCTCGGAATTGCAAAATGCCTTGCGCCGTGGCGAGCTGCAGGTGCTATACCAGCCGATCTTTGAACTCGACAGCCGGCGTTGCGTGGGGGCCGAGGCTCTGGTGCGCTGGCGCCGCCCGGATGGCACCCTGACCAGCCCGGACCTGTTCATCCCGTTGGCGGAAAATACCGGCCAGATTCGCCAGATCACCGACTTTGTCCTGCAGCGCGTGCTGGAACAGCTAGGGCAACTGCTGCGCTCGCATCCCAACTTGTACATTTCGGTCAACCTGGCGGCCTGCGATGTGATGGTGCCGCGTATCGGCCGGGTGGCTGCACGTCTGTTGGCCTTGCACAGGGTGTCGGCTAGCCAGATTGCTTTTGAGGTGACCGAGCGCGGCCTGATCGATGTTGTGGTGGCCCGTGACAACCTGCAGGCGTTGCGTGCGGTGGGCCACCAAGTGCTGATCGATGACTTTGGTACCGGCTATTGCAGCCTGGCTTACTTGCAAACCCTGCCGGTAGACTGCCTGAAGATCGACAAGGCGTTCATCGATGCCTTAGGGCACGACGCCGCCAGCAGCGGTGTGGCGCCGCATATCATCCGCATGGCCCATGACCTGCATTTGCGGGTGATTGCCGAGGGCATCGAATGTGAGGACCAGGCCGTGCTGCTGAACAGCGAAGGGGTCAATTATGGCCAGGGCTGGCTGTTTGCCCGGCCGCTGAACGCCCGGCAGTTTGCCGAACTGGTAACCCGCGGGCGGCTGCCGAAACGGGTTGAGCATTGA
- a CDS encoding inhibitor of vertebrate lysozyme family protein, with translation MGRMHCSALAAALLLGSSAAAMAANDGQVRADQLLGSDPEYRQAWQDTIKGEERLPDWVVNLTGSAQQQMSAVTEDGEQYLVGPLCEAHTNCTYKRLIVAFSWDKDDAYGMLVEVPEGLPNDKSPTRHAQYRWLGKPDDGMKAMLQEQLKRDPNWY, from the coding sequence ATGGGCAGGATGCACTGTTCAGCCCTGGCTGCTGCGCTGTTGCTGGGTAGCAGCGCTGCGGCGATGGCGGCCAATGACGGCCAAGTCCGGGCCGACCAATTGCTTGGTTCAGACCCGGAGTACCGGCAAGCCTGGCAGGACACCATTAAAGGCGAGGAACGCTTACCCGATTGGGTGGTCAATTTGACCGGCAGTGCCCAGCAGCAGATGTCTGCCGTCACCGAAGATGGCGAGCAGTACTTGGTGGGCCCGTTGTGCGAGGCCCACACTAACTGCACTTACAAGCGCCTGATCGTGGCGTTCAGCTGGGACAAGGACGATGCCTACGGGATGCTCGTGGAAGTACCCGAAGGGTTGCCGAACGACAAGTCGCCCACCCGCCACGCGCAGTACCGCTGGTTGGGTAAGCCGGACGACGGCATGAAAGCAATGCTGCAGGAGCAGCTTAAGCGTGACCCGAACTGGTACTGA
- a CDS encoding KinB sensor domain-containing domain has protein sequence MKWPPMKLRTRLFLSISALVTVALLGLLLGLVSVLQMATVQQQLVRDTTHTLEVGLKLRQNLGEQLTLLLDEDTAPENLRLLQDNFLALLNQGLEQGGERTGFSKARSNYQAFLQAYRNSNAPAHSMGVEQPLGAAFNQVRTDLIDSNKQALEHITRSEEYTRDRALLVSGVLGLMGLLVLVLGFVTAHNIARRFGQPIEALAKAADQLGEGNFDVTLPVTQATELSQLTRRFGLMAEAMRKHQATNVDELLAGQQRLQAVLDSIDDGLLIIDRQGRLEHLNPVAQRQLGWTDSRVGSSLAEALQRPELEQQLRQVLRGGSLDRPPDDLNMEVDEETRLLTYSLTPVSHPQGPILGAVMVLHDVTEQRAFERVRSEFVLRASHELRTPVTGMHMAFGLLRERLKFPPEAREHDLLETISEEMQRLTQLINDLLNFSRYQSGLQKLDLAPCAIDQLLARAQLRFAEQAAHKQIELIQELEPPLPRIQADVAQLDRVLDNLLHNAIRHTASGGRIRLHARRHAERVIVSVEDNGEGIAYGQQGRIFEPFVQVGRKKGGAGLGLALCKEIVQLHGGRMGVFSRPGQGTQFYMALPV, from the coding sequence ATGAAGTGGCCGCCCATGAAGCTGCGCACGCGGCTTTTCCTCAGCATCTCGGCGCTGGTCACCGTGGCCCTGCTCGGGCTGCTGCTGGGCCTGGTCAGCGTGCTGCAGATGGCTACCGTGCAGCAGCAATTGGTCCGCGACACTACCCACACCCTAGAAGTTGGGCTGAAGTTGCGGCAAAACCTTGGCGAGCAATTGACCCTGCTGCTTGATGAAGACACCGCCCCGGAGAACCTCCGGCTGCTGCAGGACAACTTCCTGGCCCTGCTTAACCAAGGGCTGGAACAGGGCGGCGAGCGTACCGGGTTCAGCAAAGCCCGCAGCAACTACCAGGCCTTCCTCCAGGCTTACCGCAACAGCAATGCACCCGCCCACAGCATGGGCGTGGAGCAACCCCTAGGCGCTGCGTTCAATCAGGTCCGTACCGACCTGATCGACTCCAACAAGCAAGCGCTGGAGCACATCACCCGCAGCGAGGAATACACGCGTGACCGCGCACTGCTGGTTAGCGGCGTGCTTGGCCTCATGGGCCTGCTGGTACTCGTACTGGGCTTCGTCACCGCGCACAACATCGCCCGGCGCTTCGGCCAGCCGATCGAAGCCTTGGCCAAAGCAGCCGACCAGCTCGGCGAGGGCAATTTCGACGTCACCCTACCGGTTACCCAAGCCACTGAGCTGAGCCAGCTAACCCGCCGCTTCGGCCTGATGGCCGAAGCCATGCGCAAGCACCAGGCCACTAACGTCGATGAGCTGCTGGCCGGCCAGCAGCGCTTGCAGGCCGTACTGGACAGCATTGACGATGGCCTGCTGATCATTGATCGCCAAGGCCGTCTGGAGCACCTTAACCCGGTCGCGCAGCGCCAGCTGGGCTGGACCGACAGCCGTGTGGGCAGCAGCCTGGCCGAGGCCCTGCAGCGCCCGGAGCTGGAGCAGCAGCTACGCCAGGTACTGCGCGGTGGCAGCCTCGACCGCCCACCGGACGACCTGAACATGGAGGTTGATGAAGAAACGCGCCTGCTCACCTACAGCCTGACCCCGGTCAGCCACCCGCAAGGGCCGATCCTTGGCGCGGTGATGGTGCTGCACGATGTCACCGAACAGCGGGCCTTCGAGCGCGTGCGCAGTGAGTTCGTGCTGCGTGCCTCACACGAGTTGCGCACGCCGGTGACCGGCATGCACATGGCCTTTGGCTTGCTGCGTGAACGGCTCAAATTCCCGCCCGAGGCGCGCGAGCACGACCTGCTGGAAACCATCAGCGAGGAAATGCAGCGGCTGACCCAGTTGATCAACGACCTGCTCAACTTCTCCCGCTACCAAAGCGGGCTGCAGAAGCTTGACCTGGCCCCCTGCGCTATCGATCAATTGCTGGCGCGCGCACAGCTGCGCTTTGCCGAGCAGGCTGCACACAAGCAAATCGAATTGATCCAGGAACTGGAGCCGCCGCTGCCGCGTATCCAGGCCGACGTCGCCCAGCTTGACCGGGTGTTGGACAACCTGCTGCACAACGCTATCCGCCATACCGCCAGCGGTGGGCGTATCCGCTTGCATGCGCGACGGCATGCGGAGCGGGTGATCGTCAGCGTCGAGGACAATGGTGAAGGCATTGCCTACGGGCAGCAGGGACGTATCTTCGAGCCCTTCGTGCAGGTAGGGCGCAAAAAAGGTGGTGCGGGGCTGGGGCTAGCGCTGTGCAAGGAGATCGTACAGCTGCATGGCGGGCGCATGGGCGTGTTTTCGCGGCCGGGGCAGGGCACCCAGTTCTACATGGCGCTGCCGGTCTGA
- a CDS encoding GGDEF domain-containing protein, protein MTEEAERWKEKYLKSIEQQEKLERRWDARFDLLRRGLVRSTLAAEGSDKVVDQCMKEMREVIRSDNVDAGLAGLIPRLEKAVLDSEQRRETRMNQVSDALTALVDQLQGLPLPSDISRPLKKLAKKLDGGVAQSRDLPPLLGELSGLQGRALSALGKPGEETRPGFLQRLFGSREDDAQDEPALVPVLVPAAETPPHAAAGSVDVAQPDEVDALLPLPGPATEPVVAPEFEAFGPALIDTPDTSPAPRSQPLQDEVPGEILGPGVGEMLRPEAAGSELLAKTEPLQTLEETFGEDGPYALPYAVEPPYSQVAAHIEQTLIGLLDDLSLPERHKAQALEMRERVARGLNWYELIPVLDDLAVLMLAITDSGQHEFETYLQQLNERLEGFQSHLHEASAGHADNSSAARELDTQLREHVDGLQSSVQGAADVDSLKHILENRLEGLLVTMDAHKHERDRREHELAGRLQGLAERVANMEHEALGYREHLEEQRQKALLDPLTGLPNRAAWSERVEREIIEWQENGGHLAMAILDLDHFKRINDSYGHLAGDKVLKIVADQLRKRLRGRDFIARFGGEEFVLLLPQTTPAAAAQVAEVLRATIEACPFHFKGERVVITTSIGLGAFRSGERGDQVLKRADAALYRAKELGRNRVEQG, encoded by the coding sequence ATGACCGAAGAAGCAGAGCGCTGGAAAGAAAAATACCTGAAAAGCATCGAGCAACAGGAAAAGCTCGAACGCCGTTGGGACGCCCGATTCGACCTGCTGCGCCGCGGCCTGGTGCGCAGCACCCTGGCTGCTGAAGGCAGTGACAAGGTGGTAGACCAGTGCATGAAGGAAATGCGCGAGGTCATTCGCAGCGATAACGTGGACGCCGGCCTTGCCGGGCTGATTCCGCGGCTTGAAAAAGCGGTACTGGACTCCGAACAACGCCGTGAAACGCGCATGAACCAGGTCAGCGATGCGCTGACCGCGCTGGTTGACCAACTGCAAGGCCTGCCGCTGCCCAGCGATATCTCAAGGCCGCTAAAAAAGCTGGCGAAAAAACTTGACGGTGGCGTTGCCCAGTCACGCGACTTGCCGCCGCTGTTGGGTGAGTTGAGCGGCCTGCAGGGCCGGGCACTGTCGGCCCTGGGCAAGCCGGGTGAAGAAACCCGGCCAGGCTTTTTGCAACGCTTGTTCGGCAGCCGCGAGGATGACGCGCAAGACGAACCAGCGCTTGTGCCGGTGCTGGTGCCTGCGGCCGAAACGCCGCCCCACGCAGCAGCGGGCAGTGTCGATGTCGCGCAGCCCGACGAGGTGGATGCGCTGCTACCGCTGCCCGGCCCCGCCACCGAGCCGGTAGTAGCGCCCGAGTTCGAGGCATTTGGCCCCGCGCTGATCGATACGCCCGACACGTCGCCCGCCCCGCGGTCGCAGCCACTGCAGGACGAAGTGCCTGGCGAAATACTGGGCCCAGGAGTGGGCGAAATGCTCAGGCCTGAAGCTGCCGGCAGCGAACTGTTGGCTAAAACAGAGCCGCTACAAACCCTCGAAGAAACCTTCGGCGAGGACGGCCCCTATGCCTTGCCCTATGCGGTGGAGCCACCCTATAGCCAGGTTGCTGCGCATATCGAGCAGACCCTGATCGGCCTGCTCGATGACCTTAGCCTGCCCGAGCGGCATAAGGCCCAAGCGCTGGAGATGCGTGAGCGAGTCGCACGCGGCTTGAACTGGTATGAGCTGATCCCGGTGCTGGATGACCTGGCCGTGCTCATGTTGGCGATCACCGACAGTGGTCAGCACGAATTCGAAACCTACCTGCAGCAGCTCAACGAACGCCTGGAAGGCTTCCAGAGCCACCTGCACGAAGCCAGCGCCGGCCACGCCGACAACAGTTCTGCCGCCCGAGAACTGGATACCCAACTGCGTGAACACGTCGATGGGCTGCAGAGCAGTGTGCAAGGTGCCGCCGATGTGGACAGCCTCAAGCACATCTTGGAAAACCGCCTGGAAGGCCTGCTAGTGACCATGGACGCACACAAGCATGAGCGCGATCGCCGTGAGCATGAGCTGGCCGGGCGCCTGCAAGGGCTGGCGGAGCGGGTGGCGAATATGGAGCATGAGGCACTTGGCTATCGCGAACACCTGGAGGAGCAGCGGCAAAAAGCCCTGCTCGATCCCCTTACCGGCCTACCCAACCGTGCGGCGTGGAGCGAGCGGGTTGAGCGCGAAATCATCGAATGGCAGGAAAACGGCGGCCACTTGGCGATGGCCATCCTCGACCTGGACCATTTCAAGCGTATCAACGACAGTTATGGGCACTTGGCCGGGGACAAGGTACTGAAGATTGTCGCCGACCAGTTGCGCAAGCGCCTGCGCGGCCGCGACTTTATTGCCCGTTTTGGCGGCGAGGAGTTTGTCCTGCTCCTGCCGCAGACCACCCCGGCCGCAGCCGCCCAGGTGGCCGAGGTGCTGCGTGCCACAATCGAAGCCTGCCCGTTCCACTTCAAGGGCGAACGGGTGGTGATCACCACGTCCATTGGCCTGGGCGCATTCCGTTCAGGCGAGCGCGGCGACCAAGTGCTCAAGCGCGCCGATGCGGCGCTGTACCGGGCCAAGGAGCTGGGGCGCAATCGCGTCGAACAGGGGTAG
- a CDS encoding DUF1328 domain-containing protein: MLSWAITFLIIAIVAAVLGFGGIAGAATGIAKILFIVFLVLFVASFFFGRGRG; encoded by the coding sequence ATGCTGAGCTGGGCTATCACTTTCCTCATCATCGCCATTGTTGCCGCTGTGTTGGGCTTCGGTGGTATCGCGGGCGCTGCCACGGGTATCGCGAAGATTCTGTTCATTGTCTTCCTGGTACTGTTCGTAGCCTCCTTCTTCTTTGGACGTGGACGAGGTTGA
- a CDS encoding endonuclease/exonuclease/phosphatase family protein, which produces MPRFRSTRGIGLHQPQVNAHHLQAPGLPEDGRLRLLSFNIQVGISTERYRHYLTRSWQHLLPHNGRAGNLQKIGKLLGDFDLVALQEADGGSLRSGYVNQVEHLAHLGAFPYWYQQLNRNLGRFAQHSNGVLSRLKPHLLEDHPLPGPAGRGAILVRFGEGEDALIVVMMHLALGAKTRALQLGYIRELIGGYRHQVLMGDMNTHATDLLEHSPLRDLGLVAPQVEATFPSWRPQRCLDHILLSPSLTLERVEVLAQPISDHLPVAVEIRLPDALTVDTLPVLS; this is translated from the coding sequence ATGCCCCGCTTCAGGTCTACGCGTGGCATTGGCCTGCACCAGCCGCAGGTCAACGCGCATCACCTGCAGGCCCCCGGCCTGCCCGAGGATGGTCGCCTGCGGCTGCTCAGTTTCAATATTCAGGTCGGTATCAGCACCGAGCGCTACCGGCATTACCTGACCCGTAGTTGGCAGCACTTGCTGCCACACAACGGGCGTGCCGGCAACTTGCAGAAGATTGGCAAGCTGCTGGGCGACTTCGACCTGGTGGCCTTGCAAGAGGCCGATGGCGGTAGTCTGCGCTCAGGCTACGTCAACCAGGTGGAGCACTTGGCCCATCTGGGTGCCTTTCCCTACTGGTACCAGCAGCTCAACCGCAACCTTGGGCGTTTCGCCCAACACAGCAATGGCGTGCTCAGCCGCCTGAAACCGCATCTGCTCGAGGATCACCCGTTGCCCGGCCCCGCTGGGCGTGGTGCGATTCTGGTGCGTTTTGGCGAGGGCGAAGATGCGTTGATCGTGGTGATGATGCACCTGGCGCTGGGTGCCAAGACCCGCGCCCTTCAACTGGGTTACATCCGCGAACTGATTGGTGGCTACCGCCATCAGGTGCTGATGGGTGACATGAACACTCATGCCACCGACCTGCTGGAGCATTCGCCGCTACGTGACCTGGGCCTGGTTGCCCCGCAAGTCGAGGCCACCTTCCCCAGCTGGCGACCGCAGCGTTGCCTGGACCACATCCTGCTCAGCCCAAGCCTCACGCTGGAGCGTGTCGAGGTGTTGGCACAACCCATTTCCGACCACCTTCCGGTCGCCGTAGAGATCCGATTGCCTGATGCATTGACTGTGGATACGCTGCCGGTCTTGAGCTGA